CTAGTTTTGGGCTGGGCACTTTGTTGCCTGTTTCTTCTCGGACTTGGGAAGAAAATTAGGGTTCAGTCTTCATTCTTCAGTGATTATTTTGCTCGTGGGATCGTGTGTACAGTAACTCAAGGAGGACTATAACTGAGTTCTGACTTTCAGAAAATTTGGTATTCAGCTCTAGTGAAAGGCTTATACAAGTCTAAAACATGTTCGGACATCAGACTGGGAAATGTTGTTGCAAACTAATTGTGTATGGCAATTTTTTTTGAGAAGATTACTAAATGATGAAGGGATAATTTAGCATTGCGTCATCTCACTTTTCATCTCTTAGTATTACTTTTCCTAATTTCGTTCTTCTCTTGAGAATTACAGTTTGAATATGCAGGTTGGTCTGCAGATAACCAATCAAATGTGTGTGAGGGGGATGCGACTTCAATGCCAATTTTCTCATAGACTACCATCTGTAGCTTGTTCAATGTTGTTAAACACACAACCTTCACAACGGTAGGTTGTTTTTGGAGCCTTCTACTTTTTCTTTTGGCATATACAGTTTTTTTTATCTTAAAACTGTAGTTAGGGATGATTGGCAATGACCAAATCAGTGATTGTTACCCAATCTATTTCTCTAATGCTGCAATGTATCATGGAGGTGATATCCAGTGCATAATTGTAATGAGTTGATCCTTTGGAATTGCTTATATAATTTCTCTTGCAGAACCAACCATAAAGATTGTGGGTTGCTTCAGGTGCAATGTACGGCTCCCTTATCAATTCCTTGAAACTGTGTATGTTCTGAAAATCCTTGTGTATTGACCTCGGTCAATAATTTGAATTATCAGGTACAGAAAACCTGATGCAGTCGTCAGTATCTTTCAGTGACTTCTCTGTTTCAGCGTGTACTGAAGAGGATGGTCTGATAAAGGTTAGCTAGAATTTTATTGTCATCTCTGTGTGGAAGGTGTCAATGAATCCTTAACAGTTTTGACCAATGTCTTCTTGATTTTATCTTTCATTGCCTTTCTTACAAAATGCAGCTACAGGTAAATGTATCTGGCACAATGACAGATTCTATCTTCAAGAAAGTTTTCACAAAGAATGTTGCCGCCGCACAACCCCTTCCTGGCTTTCGACGAATGAAAGGCGGTATAGTTCTAAAACTTTTACAACCCCAGATTTCTGTCCATCATTTGGCAATTTCAAATTGCCTACAACTGTGCTCATGTGATTCGTACTCATCCTGCAAATTCTGAATTCACCTCAGATGTTAAAGGATACGAGTTCAATATGTCATATCAGTTAAGCTGTATAGAAGATGTTAATGTTTGGTTGCTTGTATATCATACTATACGTTGTTTAAATTTGTCATATGAAAACTAACACTGCTTACATTTGTTGACATTGTCTTCCACATGGTGCTATCTTAATCATTCAGGGAAAACTCCAGACGTAAGTTCCCATTCAAAAGTAACGCTTTCAGTTTATATCAGTTTGAACTCATTTGCATATAGGTAGAAGCTGTTTTAACTTCTAGCTTACTAATTAGTAAATTACTCTTTTGTGACGCTGAAGATACCGAAAGAAGTCGCTCTACACTTAATTGGACCATCAAAAGTGAAGAAAGAAACCATCAAGAAAATTATAAATAGCACAGTTGCTGAGTATGTTCAAAAGGTATCTGTTATTCTGTAACTCTCTGAATCTAAATGTAAAATTGTTGGTTATGCTTCCTAGAGGCTATTTTATATGGGGTTCAGTATTATGTGGTGTTATGCAAAGGCAGTTTCTGTTGCCAACTTTTTGGGCGATAAAAAGAAACTCAATTAGCATCTTATTACTGTTGTAGCCATTTCTGATCATGAACCATTCTTTAGTACTGATTTATTGTCTTTTCAATGACAACAATTTTTTGTAACGACATGTTAGAGGAAGCTATCTTACATTTGGAAGCACCAAGCTGCAGTGATTAGGCATGTATTCACACATGTTTACCAGTTTCTCATATATTACAGGAGGGCCTGACTGCATCGAAGAATCTGAAAGTTCAGCAGAGCTATGAAGAACTTGAAGCAGCATTTGAACCAGGGAAAGAATTTTGCTTTGACGCAACAGTTCATTTACAATAAGCTGATGATGCATCACTAGGATTGATAACCAGCCTTCTCCACCATTATGACCTCATTAGTAGTTGTTAAGAAATGTTTTCAGGTGAAACAGAATTAGGCAAAATATCATG
The sequence above is a segment of the Miscanthus floridulus cultivar M001 unplaced genomic scaffold, ASM1932011v1 fs_275_2_3, whole genome shotgun sequence genome. Coding sequences within it:
- the LOC136531075 gene encoding uncharacterized protein isoform X2, with product MELSTPIPVGSSLARTVVMALVSPNLKVGLQITNQMCVRGMRLQCQFSHRLPSVACSMLLNTQPSQRTNHKDCGLLQVQCTENLMQSSVSFSDFSVSACTEEDGLIKVNVSGTMTDSIFKKVFTKNVAAAQPLPGFRRMKGGKTPDIPKEVALHLIGPSKVKKETIKKIINSTVAEYVQKEGLTASKNLKVQQSYEELEAAFEPGKEFCFDATVHLQ
- the LOC136531075 gene encoding uncharacterized protein isoform X1 gives rise to the protein MELSTPIPVGSSLARTVVMALVSPNLKVGLQITNQMCVRGMRLQCQFSHRLPSVACSMLLNTQPSQRTNHKDCGLLQVQCTENLMQSSVSFSDFSVSACTEEDGLIKLQVNVSGTMTDSIFKKVFTKNVAAAQPLPGFRRMKGGKTPDIPKEVALHLIGPSKVKKETIKKIINSTVAEYVQKEGLTASKNLKVQQSYEELEAAFEPGKEFCFDATVHLQ